From Permianibacter aggregans, a single genomic window includes:
- a CDS encoding phosphorylase family protein produces MKLCFLLAMQSEAEPLLQALSATPKTAAWPNWLPFRLFHSAFAEHDIHLIISGEDKRFNVDNIGLEAASLMTYLALENLQPDLLISAGTCGGFATKGAQIGTVYLADTFLFHDRHVPLPGFADSSISHTNTYDVSTLAEALSLPITSVSSGSSLLKQDSDLAVMARFDVGAKEMEAAAIAWVCQLASQPMLALKSVTNLLDEQGSSEQQFVRHFSLAVQRLTHEALRLLEVLPKRN; encoded by the coding sequence GTGAAGCTTTGTTTTCTGTTGGCGATGCAAAGCGAAGCCGAGCCCTTGCTGCAGGCGCTGAGCGCTACACCAAAAACCGCTGCATGGCCAAACTGGTTGCCGTTTCGCTTATTTCACAGCGCGTTTGCCGAGCACGATATTCATCTGATCATTTCCGGCGAAGACAAGCGCTTCAATGTTGACAATATCGGTCTCGAAGCGGCCAGTCTGATGACTTATCTGGCGTTGGAAAATCTGCAACCGGATTTATTGATCAGTGCCGGCACTTGCGGTGGCTTTGCCACTAAAGGCGCGCAGATCGGCACGGTATATCTAGCGGATACGTTTTTGTTTCACGATCGCCATGTGCCGTTGCCTGGCTTTGCCGACAGCAGCATTAGCCATACCAATACCTATGATGTCTCGACGTTGGCAGAGGCATTGTCTTTGCCAATCACCTCCGTTTCTTCCGGTAGTTCACTGCTGAAGCAGGACAGCGATTTGGCCGTGATGGCGCGCTTCGATGTCGGTGCCAAGGAGATGGAGGCGGCGGCGATTGCCTGGGTTTGCCAGCTTGCCTCGCAGCCAATGCTGGCGCTGAAAAGCGTCACCAATCTGCTCGATGAGCAAGGTTCTTCAGAGCAGCAATTCGTTCGGCATTTCTCGTTGGCCGTGCAACGGTTGACGCATGAAGCGCTGCGCTTGCTTGAGGTATTGCCGAAACGGAATTAA
- a CDS encoding hypoxanthine-guanine phosphoribosyltransferase — MSVFIPLSYDHFAPAEAQAKVLLGPEQINAIVRRLALELERDYQDKHPVLLTVMSGALVFAGQLMTHLRFPLQLDYCHVTRYRGAARADELQWLVSPRLALKDRHVLVLDDILDEGHTLLHIERFVQAQGARSCASVVFCDKRHDRKAEKDMRAAYTGVDIPDRFVFGFGLDYLEYGRNCPALMIVESL; from the coding sequence ATGTCCGTATTCATTCCGTTGTCCTACGACCATTTTGCGCCGGCCGAGGCGCAAGCAAAAGTATTGCTCGGCCCAGAACAAATCAACGCCATCGTGCGCCGACTGGCGCTGGAACTGGAGCGCGACTATCAGGACAAGCATCCGGTATTGCTGACGGTGATGTCCGGTGCATTGGTGTTTGCCGGTCAACTGATGACCCACTTGCGCTTTCCGCTGCAGCTCGACTATTGCCACGTCACGCGCTATCGCGGCGCGGCCCGTGCCGACGAATTGCAGTGGCTGGTGTCGCCGCGCTTAGCGCTGAAAGATCGGCATGTATTGGTGCTCGATGACATTCTCGATGAAGGCCATACGCTGTTGCACATCGAGCGCTTTGTGCAGGCGCAGGGCGCGCGTTCCTGCGCCAGTGTCGTGTTCTGTGACAAGCGCCATGATCGCAAAGCGGAAAAAGATATGCGCGCGGCGTACACCGGCGTCGACATTCCCGATCGGTTCGTGTTTGGTTTTGGTCTGGATTATCTGGAGTACGGTCGTAATTGTCCGGCACTGATGATCGTGGAGTCGCTGTGA
- the pmbA gene encoding metalloprotease PmbA, translating to MVEAMLVEAKRLGASAAEVGVSRDIGLQLAVREGDVETLEFNRDGGFGISVYFGQRKGHASCTDTRMDALRAAVKAACEIARHTAEDPYAGLPEAEMLATEFPDLDLDHAINITADQAIDIALRCEQAGLHAESSVKKTDAVHFSSHRGVRVYGNSIGFCQGVASSRHSISATMIAEDERGMQRDWWYTVARDPSELNSPESVGKTAAERAAKRLGARPMKTGSMPVLMVPEVARGFIGHLLSAARGGNLYRKSSFLCDKLGTEVMPNWLSLRERPFWKKGLASAAFDNEGVRTREHDIVADGKLESYVLSTYSARRLKLQSTGNAGGVHNLQVDSAQETLSFAQLLSEMGEGVVITSVMGQGINLVNGDYSRGASGFYVKNGEIQHAVEEITIAGSLPKLFKHIRVLGNDIERQSSIRTGSLLIDGFTVAGQHHQD from the coding sequence ATGGTTGAAGCGATGCTGGTCGAAGCCAAGCGGCTGGGCGCCAGCGCGGCTGAAGTCGGTGTCAGCCGCGATATCGGACTGCAACTGGCTGTCCGTGAAGGCGATGTCGAAACGCTGGAATTCAACCGCGATGGCGGGTTTGGTATTTCGGTTTATTTTGGCCAGCGCAAAGGCCACGCCAGCTGCACCGACACCCGCATGGACGCTTTACGTGCGGCCGTTAAAGCGGCTTGCGAAATCGCCCGGCATACGGCCGAAGATCCCTACGCCGGTTTGCCGGAAGCCGAGATGCTGGCGACCGAGTTTCCCGATCTGGATTTGGATCACGCGATCAACATTACCGCTGATCAGGCGATTGATATCGCGCTGCGCTGCGAACAAGCCGGTTTGCACGCCGAGAGCAGTGTCAAGAAAACCGATGCGGTGCATTTTTCCAGTCATCGCGGCGTGCGTGTTTACGGCAATTCGATCGGTTTTTGCCAAGGCGTTGCCAGTTCGCGTCACAGCATCAGCGCGACGATGATCGCCGAAGATGAGCGTGGCATGCAGCGCGACTGGTGGTACACGGTTGCGCGCGATCCGAGCGAACTCAACTCGCCGGAATCGGTCGGCAAAACCGCCGCTGAACGCGCCGCCAAACGGCTTGGCGCACGGCCGATGAAAACGGGCTCGATGCCGGTGTTGATGGTGCCGGAAGTGGCGCGCGGTTTTATCGGTCATTTGTTGTCGGCGGCGCGCGGCGGCAATCTCTACCGCAAATCCTCATTCTTGTGTGACAAGCTCGGCACCGAGGTGATGCCGAATTGGCTTTCCTTGCGCGAGCGGCCATTCTGGAAAAAAGGTTTGGCCAGTGCCGCGTTCGACAACGAAGGCGTACGCACCCGCGAGCACGACATCGTCGCTGACGGCAAACTGGAGAGCTATGTGCTCAGCACTTATTCGGCCCGGCGGCTGAAACTGCAAAGCACCGGCAACGCCGGCGGCGTGCACAATCTGCAGGTCGACTCCGCACAGGAAACCTTGAGCTTTGCGCAATTGCTGAGCGAGATGGGTGAGGGCGTTGTCATCACTTCAGTCATGGGCCAGGGCATCAATCTGGTCAATGGCGATTACTCACGCGGAGCCTCCGGCTTCTACGTGAAAAACGGCGAGATTCAACACGCCGTTGAGGAGATCACCATCGCCGGCAGCTTGCCGAAATTGTTCAAGCACATTCGCGTACTCGGCAACGATATCGAACGGCAATCCTCCATTCGAACCGGTTCACTGCTGATCGACGGGTTTACCGTTGCCGGTCAGCACCATCAAGACTGA
- a CDS encoding TonB-dependent receptor plug domain-containing protein: MKRPIILSLVLASSVAKAVEPLAVDDALFSDMPVVLTATRLKQPADEVPASVTVLDRELIRLSGARTLPELLRLVPGMHIGYENGTNPVLSYHGLVEDISRRMQVLIDGRAIFEPALARIEWHNIPLALDDIQRIEIVRGPNTALYGANAFFGVINIITVHPVDVIGNTISTTVGENGIRHALLRHADTVADGSFRLSLGHRGDDGFDLDRDGNKRYDSYQRSFFNADWQRTISERERVSLQMGYSRGTDQISLLDDFEPAPYHEANTEYGFLQGNWFIDHDARHQSKLQAYINYHNSREDWRTCIPQIFLSDELGLLYRTDRDYTNALIDAIGEGLPPPVPPSIEVAALLPAVFARFANNGLVPSCGTANQHLRESRFDIEWQETFVFSDAMRIVGGISARRDQVRSETYFGGELHNSLYRAFANLEWRLSENLISNLGGMYEYDDLVGGEFSPRLALNWQLAAQHTLRFIVARAVRTPDLFEDQSHYRYRIADLDTPVNGSDPFAFFYISAMAPGNLGVEEIWSREIGWNGRFLNQQLTIDVKLFDDELRDLMIGGTNLYNFDISNDGELRQRGAEFQLQWRLSKRWLLFAGYSLLDFDKATIPRYERSSAEHTSQALLAYQHPTGWEWSLAWHEMDNFWNQDFRLLRSRLAKSFQLASSTRLDLSLTLDSRQDRNYYFDDNNRQNDYNIAWMQATLSF, translated from the coding sequence ATGAAAAGACCAATAATACTGTCGCTGGTGCTCGCCAGCTCCGTGGCAAAAGCCGTTGAGCCACTCGCTGTTGACGATGCGCTGTTCAGCGATATGCCGGTGGTGTTGACGGCTACCCGGCTGAAACAGCCTGCCGATGAAGTGCCGGCCAGTGTCACGGTGCTGGATCGTGAGCTGATTCGTTTGAGTGGTGCCCGTACGCTGCCGGAGTTGTTGCGGCTGGTGCCCGGCATGCATATCGGCTACGAGAACGGCACCAATCCGGTGCTCAGCTATCACGGCCTGGTCGAGGATATTTCCCGACGGATGCAGGTGCTGATCGATGGCCGCGCCATTTTCGAACCGGCACTGGCACGCATCGAATGGCACAACATTCCGCTGGCGCTCGATGATATTCAGCGCATTGAAATCGTGCGCGGACCGAACACGGCGCTGTACGGTGCCAACGCCTTTTTCGGCGTGATCAATATCATCACCGTGCATCCGGTTGATGTCATCGGCAATACCATCAGCACCACCGTTGGTGAGAACGGCATTCGCCATGCGCTGCTGCGTCACGCCGACACCGTCGCCGACGGCAGTTTCCGACTCAGCCTTGGTCATCGTGGCGATGATGGTTTCGATCTCGATCGCGATGGCAACAAACGCTACGACAGTTATCAACGTTCATTCTTCAATGCCGACTGGCAGCGCACCATTTCTGAACGCGAACGCGTCAGTCTGCAAATGGGTTATAGCCGGGGCACAGATCAAATTTCGCTGCTCGATGATTTTGAACCGGCGCCGTATCACGAGGCGAATACCGAATACGGCTTCCTGCAAGGCAACTGGTTTATTGACCACGATGCCCGCCATCAAAGCAAACTGCAGGCCTATATCAATTACCACAACAGCCGCGAAGACTGGCGCACCTGCATTCCACAAATTTTCCTGAGCGATGAGCTGGGGCTTTTGTATCGCACTGACCGCGATTACACCAATGCGCTGATTGACGCCATCGGCGAGGGTTTGCCGCCACCGGTACCGCCAAGCATCGAGGTCGCCGCGTTGCTACCGGCGGTATTTGCCCGTTTTGCCAACAATGGTCTGGTACCGAGCTGCGGCACGGCCAATCAGCACCTGCGCGAAAGCCGCTTCGATATCGAATGGCAGGAAACCTTTGTGTTCAGTGACGCGATGCGCATTGTGGGCGGCATTTCGGCGCGCCGCGATCAAGTGCGTTCGGAAACCTATTTCGGCGGCGAATTGCACAATTCCTTGTACCGCGCGTTTGCCAATCTGGAATGGCGTCTGTCAGAAAACCTGATCAGCAATCTCGGTGGCATGTACGAGTATGACGATTTGGTCGGCGGCGAGTTTTCACCGCGGCTGGCGCTGAACTGGCAACTGGCCGCGCAGCATACGCTGCGCTTCATTGTTGCTCGCGCCGTGCGCACACCGGATTTGTTCGAAGATCAGTCGCACTACCGCTACCGCATTGCCGATTTGGATACACCGGTCAATGGCAGCGATCCGTTTGCCTTCTTCTACATCAGCGCGATGGCACCAGGCAATCTCGGCGTCGAAGAAATCTGGTCGCGGGAAATCGGCTGGAATGGCCGCTTTCTCAATCAACAATTGACGATTGATGTAAAGCTGTTTGATGACGAACTGCGCGATCTGATGATTGGTGGCACCAATCTCTATAATTTCGATATCAGCAATGATGGCGAGCTGCGTCAGCGCGGCGCCGAGTTTCAATTGCAGTGGCGCCTCAGCAAGCGCTGGTTATTGTTCGCCGGTTACAGTCTGCTTGATTTCGACAAAGCGACGATTCCGCGTTACGAGCGATCCAGCGCCGAGCACACCTCGCAGGCGCTGCTGGCCTATCAACACCCGACCGGTTGGGAATGGTCGTTGGCCTGGCATGAAATGGACAATTTCTGGAACCAGGATTTTCGTTTGCTGCGCAGTCGTCTGGCCAAATCGTTCCAGTTGGCATCGTCAACACGGCTGGACCTCAGTCTGACACTGGACTCACGCCAGGACCGCAATTATTACTTTGACGATAATAATCGCCAAAACGATTACAATATTGCCTGGATGCAGGCAACCTTGAGTTTTTAA
- the yjgA gene encoding ribosome biogenesis factor YjgA codes for MSGHDPFDDIGDYFDGEEEVSKSAVKREMHERQALGKELAELSEKAREKLDLPEQLIAAIDAYQKITSNVAKRRQLQFIGRVMRDVDIEPIEQELKLLRHGATLAAQQHHQVEQWRDRILQEGDTAINAFLEAFPQADRQKLRQLERSARKEAELNKPPASARELFRYLREQLSA; via the coding sequence ATGTCCGGACACGATCCCTTTGACGATATCGGCGATTATTTCGACGGTGAGGAAGAAGTCAGCAAATCCGCCGTCAAACGGGAAATGCACGAACGCCAGGCACTCGGCAAGGAGTTGGCAGAGCTATCGGAAAAAGCGCGGGAAAAACTCGACTTGCCGGAGCAATTGATTGCCGCCATTGACGCTTATCAGAAAATCACCAGCAATGTCGCCAAGCGTAGACAACTGCAATTCATTGGCCGTGTCATGCGCGACGTCGACATCGAACCGATTGAGCAGGAACTGAAGCTGTTGCGCCACGGTGCAACCTTGGCGGCACAACAACATCATCAAGTAGAACAATGGCGCGACCGGATTCTGCAAGAGGGCGATACCGCCATCAACGCGTTTCTCGAAGCCTTCCCGCAAGCCGACCGGCAGAAATTGCGGCAACTGGAACGCAGCGCCCGCAAGGAGGCCGAGCTGAACAAGCCGCCGGCCTCCGCACGAGAATTGTTTCGCTACTTGCGAGAACAACTCAGCGCCTGA